In Cyclopterus lumpus isolate fCycLum1 chromosome 2, fCycLum1.pri, whole genome shotgun sequence, the genomic stretch TCATCTCCCGTCAGGGGGGTGAAGGCCAGTCATATCCTGCTGTCTGGCGAGGGGCGCGTCTACCTCTCTGGCCTCCACAGTGTTTACAGCATGATGCGCGAGGGGAAGAGGATGAGGGCGGTGTTCGACATGCCCCACCACAGCCCCGCCCTGTTGCCCTGGCTCAGCCCCGAACTACTGCGACAGGTCAGGACTCCCAAGATCTAGAAACAATGCGCCGGTGTCGGTGCCTTATTCCTAATGTCTCCTGTCTCGCCTCTACGGTGTTGCCCTCAGTAGGACCTGCATGGCTACGGAGTGAAGTCGGATATCTACAGTCTAGGTATCGTGGCCTGTGAGCTGGTGAGCGGCAGGGTGCCTTTCCAAGAAATGGCCCCCACTCAGGTAATGGCAACGCTTCCATTCAAACtttcagaaaacatgtgattcaactctttatctctctctatatactctttatatatatatatatattattaatattctatataatatatatatatatatatatatatatatatatattatttatatctatatagatatagatataaataaataatgtgattcttgcccccccccccctgtccagATGCTGCTTCAGAAGCTGCGTGGCTCCCATTGCTGCCTGCTGGACGTGGCTCCCTTCCCGCTAGGCGCGCTGGGGGGGCTGAAGGTGTCACGGTCCGGGGTGGACTCTGGCATCGGGGAGAGCGTGGCCACCGGAAGCATGACGCACAGCGCCACCGCTCCTCCTACCGACCGACCTCAGAGCCCAGCCCCTAAAAACCACTCGGTCACCCTGCACAACCTGGTCCAGCtgtgtctgcagcagcagcctgagCGCAGGTCAGTGCGTTGGAGGACCAGTCGCCCTCATTGTCAAACACCATGTCATTGCATTCCTCTACAGCACACGGACTGTAATGCATGagtgtttgttctttttgtgtcttcCACAGGCCGTCCGCATCTACACTGTTGAGCCACGCCTTCTTCAAGCAGGTGGGTTCATTAGGCCTCTTAGTTCTCGGCTCTGTCCACACATTAAACAGCACAGCACATAAAAGTCCATCAGTGggagataatacatgtaatCAGTCTGACTTTAACCGTGTTTCATCAAAGTTGGTGTCGTTTTGTGACAGGTGAAGAGGCACACCAGAGGCACCTTCCTCAACCTCATGTACCCAGCAGTGCCCCTCACCAGCCCAGAGGACCCTCCGGTATCCAGCCCCCCGGCCCCGTCTTGCCACACTccggtgttggcctccgccgaGGCCGCGTGGGACTTCTCTTAACCCCACGACCTCTGCCCCCAGAATCTACAAATCCTGACTAGCAAGCCAAACCCAAAGACAACAAAGCAAAGCA encodes the following:
- the stradb gene encoding STE20-related kinase adapter protein beta — protein: MSFLDCSCISHTQVQPLNTEEHYEDISHQFLSSDGSEYTLQGPAGGDDITGLSAEPAHYQLLSELGRGFNNLSQVNMARHVPTGRPVAVKQTNLDECTEEELLQLMSEVLLSRVFRHPNLLTSRLVFSSCCRLWVLTPLMAYGSADTLLRTYFPDGMSESLIAYLLYGALKALEYLHRMGYVHRGVKASHILLSGEGRVYLSGLHSVYSMMREGKRMRAVFDMPHHSPALLPWLSPELLRQDLHGYGVKSDIYSLGIVACELVSGRVPFQEMAPTQMLLQKLRGSHCCLLDVAPFPLGALGGLKVSRSGVDSGIGESVATGSMTHSATAPPTDRPQSPAPKNHSVTLHNLVQLCLQQQPERRPSASTLLSHAFFKQVKRHTRGTFLNLMYPAVPLTSPEDPPVSSPPAPSCHTPVLASAEAAWDFS